The Hippocampus zosterae strain Florida chromosome 2, ASM2543408v3, whole genome shotgun sequence genome contains the following window.
tttttttaatcgcacatCATGTGCAAATGGATGTGGATTTTACAACCAATTTCACAAAGTTTCTCAAATGCTCACTTTCAGTCACATGACACACATGAAGTCGACCTAATGCATGTCCGCTCCGAACATACATATACcatgaacatactgtatttaatctTTTGGGTTGGGGTGTTTTAGGTGTGTGAGGTGTTTCCACAAATCTGCTTTTTAagctgttttccttttttctcaAAAACGTGCACTGCACATCCTTGTTCGATTGTTTTCGATTACATGATATTTTAACAAACAAACTACCTTTTCATTATTGTAGTGGCATTCTCCAATTTGGAATCaaaattaaaagtcaaaaaagtgAAAGTCGCACCAAACCTTTGAACTTTAGCATTGAACTTAGTTTGTTGCGACTGATTTCAAGGAATGTTGAGCTCATTTGTGTCTTTTCACTCTCGCAATGCTGCTACCAATACGTTTAGGTGCAAGACCTCAGCCAGCACTGGAGACAGACTCGCACGTTGTTTTATTCGTGGATTCATTCACCCACGTGAAAATAACCTTGTGTGCGAGATTCGCAGTCAGATACCATTTTATAAATGAAAAGAGCGAGTCGCCATTCACCGCTCTCCgtatgcgtgcgcgcgcacgtgtgtgcagGAGTTGGAGATGCAGGCGCGAGCTCACGGCCTGGCCATCACGTCCTCGGCGCTGTGCTCCGCTGATCTGGTGGGCCGGAGGATCAAGCAGGAGCCCGCTCTGGAGGACTGTCACCAGGACTTGTACACGCTCCTCCCCCACACGCATCACCAGCAGCACCCCGCCTGCACGCCCGAGCACCCCGGCACCCTGGAGCGAAACGAGGGTCACCCCAATTTCGCCGACGGGCACTACGTCATTCACGGCAGGCCGGCCTCCAAACTCAACGACATCCTCATGGAAGACAATGTCTCGCCCGTGCGAGGCGGGGACCCTTTGCTGTCGTCAGTCTCCCCGGATGCCTCAAAGGACAGCAGTCGCAAGAGCAGCGTAAGCATGGATGAGAATGAGCAAGGCTGTTAGCGCCCCCTTCTGGAAGATCCCCTCCATGCGGCTTCACTCTGGGCTGcaggtgttttttatttttatctttttccAGCGTTTACACGTTTTCGGTCGTTGCCTTTTTTATGTCGGTGTCTAACCTTGATTTTCAAGGATTGGTTTCAAAGTCTGTTTGCTTTAATCGAAACGTTGATGACAATAGTTACACTTTGAGAGTTTTATATGTAAAAGAAAACGTACTTCTCGTCGGCTAGATGCTAAAATGTACTCTATTTGTGGTGATTCCAAAGAATGTGAGGAAATGACAAATGATGCTAACGCAGTGGAGCGTGTGGCGAGGAAGCGCTGCTTTTGAAATCGCAGTAGCAGGAATAGAGGATAAGGTATTTATTACTGTAGTGCTTTACACTCCTTGTGTCTTCGAACTTGAACATGTCGATGCCTTATTATGACATCAGTATTGAATCGCGATGCACCTGCCGTGGTTGTTAGTCTTCAATGCAAAACTCTTGACAAATGCTTCCGTTTTAGATGGAAACCAAATGCTCTATGTTGGTAAGTGGTTCATACGTTCCCCTCCATTATCATTTTTCGTTATCCTGACTGCATTTTCTCCACGACGTTTTTGAACTCGAGAAAAATAAGCACGACAAACATTTAATTCAAAACACAGCTGTTTGGCAAAcatagtggtacagtatttaTATTGCTATTGTGCCAGTATGTAATAAGTGACGAGGGCGATGATGCTATTTGTCTAATGTTATagacaaaaaagtaaataagcAAATTGATGAAAGCCATTTTGACAGCGCTGTACCAGAACAGTGCAGTTTTCCTATATGAAGCTCATTTTAGCCACAAATTCACGCACGAGTGCGTCCACGATAACAACGTCATCATATATATCAAGGGACATGACTTGATTGTCAGAGATGCCTGCAGATACAGAGCAGAAGGGTGACCTTCCCAGCTCTTTGGTCCTTTCGTTTGCCACCTGTCTGCCCACATGGCTCGGATACTTTCACTTGTCAAGTCTGCGGAGCGCATAGTCACAAGTAAAAAGAAACACTGGAATGACCTCTTTAAATCAaatcatagctttttttttttcttttcggtaTCTGCATTGTGTCACGATCCTTCTGGGCTTTTCCCAACATTTACACAATATTGCTTAAGACGTCTGATGTATGAAGATTGTGTATTTGTTTTCCAGCACTTGTAGCACATGATGTTCAGCATGGTATTGACTTCTTTCCTATTACAACTCCGTCTCCAGCCAGGTAAtggttgagtttgtttgtgcctGTCTATTCACGTCCTGACGACGTGATGATGTGATCTTTATAAATGATGCAAGTGCCTTGAGGTGTTCCCTGTTTCGCCACTGATTTAAGAGGAGCTGGAGATTGTGGCACCAATATTGTGTTGCAGATGTTTACTGGCGTTTAGGGAGAATGTCAAGCTGCTTTGCAAACTTTttgcagtacaaaaaaaaaaaaaaactcccaagaATCTGTTGGATGTAGAGGcatagaaaatatatatttttaatagaaACTAAAAAGTGTCATGATAAATCATTGAATTAAGTGATGTGCAAGAACATATTAGGAGAACGGCCTATAATTTATCTGTGATTAAACCCATACCCGTttagtatatatttttacaattttttttaatgtaggtacatgtcttcttaaaaaaaaaggaaacagtaTTTTGTTTAATGTTATTCCTCCTTTGACTCCAATTCTTCTGGACAACAAAGGTCATGTTAGTCCAAGTAGCAAGCTTCTCCAACAAGCACAACCAAACATCAATCTGCTGAATATTAATTCTTTTGAATTGTGGCCATTTATTATATTCACAAGTGCTGTTGGAGAAGAGGTGGTTTGTTTGGATCaagatgtgttatttttttaaatatattattgaTGAATAATCTTGGCTGATTGACACTTAATATTTGTCACctatgtgttatttattttatggatAATAATCCCATTGTTGGAATTTATCACTGTCATTTCTGTTTGCCTGAATGTAATTCAAATCGACGACAGCCACCAATGTGCTGCCAGTGTGCCAAAGTTACTGCATGTACGGTAGCTGTAATATCTCATGAGGTCAGCTACCCTGCCGAACAGGATcgttacaagtaccggtagtcaGAAGAATCGTGTGGCTTTGATGTGAATCGTTTAAAGAATCATGACCATCTGGACGGAAAGGGATGTAACGGTGCGTTATGCAACACTTGGCTTTTCCGGAGATATCTTATCTGGTGCAAGTAACACTTCGATTTCTGGTCGAGGCAAAGCGCAGGCCACCCTTGAAACAAATGCTTATCAGTAAGCTCCATCGTTTGATGCCAATCTTGAAATCTAATTTTTTACAACCTGGCTGAACCAGCAGATGTGATTCGATTTTCAGTGATGCAACATGAAAGGCACCCGCTGTGATTCTACGACACCTTTTGCAGATGAAGTACCAAGTTCGATCCGTGAACTTGCTGTTATGGCCTCTGTGGTTCATTCTAACGTGTCCTCTGCTTCTTGCTCGGTTTTGTGGTGGTGTGGCAATAGTCACAGTACGCACTCGACTCTGTGAACTCAAATTATGTTTGGAAAAACATTAAAAGCTTTATTTGAGAGtttggaggggtttttttccctcagttttcatgtgaaaataaaaaccatgTCGAATGTCAACCACACTGAAAAATATTGCGCACCCAACGCATTAAATGTCACAATGATTGTTGTTTGCTTTAATTTCACACTAATAGTtcgaccaaaataaagtttttaaatgttgaacAGATTTGAAGTGACGACGCCCAGCGGTGATTTGTAGTTTGTATGCCTGCCTTGCACCCAAAGCTCCTGTGTTTGAATCTGATGCGCTTTCTCTGTGGCGTGTTAACTATTATACCTGCACTTGCGTGAATTGTGTCCACGGAAGGCAAACGCATGCTTGTTAGGTTGTCTATGATTTGTGATTGAGCGCTGTTGGGGGAGAGTGGgcctttctcttcctccgcATGTTCGTTAATTTtggatgatgaggatgttggttatccaaatacaggctggagacAATAAACAGTACctttaaaggttttctttttcttttctgcagtttacgaaTCAATCCAGGCCCCTGAGAGTTTCAGATTTCGTCAGGAAGCCCAGAAAAAATACAGTCATGAGAATACAgtaaaactcctctacaacgaaatcatgtttgcagcaagaaatctttcacaacagggtggttttcactgtagcaaatttgatctcagatgtaacacacacacagaagtatgtgtacatgcacacacaaacgtatgtgtactctttatttttattccaatagtgcataagtatgagcatacacttcatatagtcagtgtagaaagaaaaaatgggaaagaaattgtgaaatgtaCAGtcggcattcactttcacttacatcaatttcttggataatgtctaattttgcttcctccgtctttcattgtGATCACTTATGCCCTCCCTTTCAGCGTCAGAGTTCTTCTTGTCTAAGcagcttgacatccaaaggtccactttgtcgccattttagcaatgcaaagttcttgctgcgtctgaaactaacaacaacaaatacttcccggactactgcgcatgtgtaaaccagtgtggtggttgctgttgccgtttccgaacggtggttgctgttgccgtttccgaacgaagcagtagatgTTGCTGTTGGATTacacttcgttgtagtgaatctcgtcgcgaggcaagagcagagaaaaatattttgtataacgcaacagggttttctttttcgttgtatggttggcaggaaagtgggaatggtgttaatgcatgaacatttttttccacactaggaggtattttcgcccatgtaggtttccttgtagaggagtttcactgtatatagagacaatatgataatgagaggcggggagttacgcctccatgcaaatcccgGAAACAAAGAAAGGTCGATGCAATTTGATCTTGACATGTTGGGAAAGTCCAGACCTCTCCGCTGTGCGTAAATCTTGAGATAAGAGTCCCTCCCCGGGGAAACTTGATTGCCTTCAGGGACTCTCCCATGGTGACGGTCAAagggcactaaaggtgatttTAATCACAGTAatcaggaaataccttcaacagcattctacattctttgtttcaagTGTTTGAACAGAACCAACATCAGAGAGGggctaaaaaaaatcacagtcaaGAATAGATTCCTTAACAGcgctgaccagtccagggtgcaccAAGCCATGTCGTTACCTATGCGTCCCGCGTcttagacgcataattttcccgcggaaCACCCAGTTCCAAAtcatttttgggacgcaaggaaatttctcagtcaaaaacgacggtaaatctttttttccagcaacgaacGCAGTTTGACCATCGCCgggccattgttgttttgatctcgcattAAGTAATCTtgcgtgacgagatttccgttcccgcgagacgagattggcgataTCGGGCTTCACCTCGCGGGAAACAGaagattgccaagttgtgtaacgttaaaacaagtgttgcgaacatTTATTGaggagatatcacagaggaagcagctaaagatggatagttttttgcgctggtaagttgactttgagaaagccttgcatcattggaagcagagtaaagagaggagaatttatgaaaccaaagactgaaccatgggacGAAATAAGAACctgtttctcagcaaatcttgtatgcctaattataaaaaaaaattgcagcattTTCTTCATAaggaataaacctattatcaattaaaattgttgctgtttgtgttattttcatttgcaattgaataagtagaccatttcagaatttgaaatttgggactctctaaatgcataatgggactcatacttttgtgatcagcgagtccctgggactcgcagggctcaaactgtaaaaagATCACTGCCCACCTTTCTGTTATAGTCAGCAGCATTTCTTTATTCCAGTGAAATGTATCCATTGGGTCTGAAATGATTTCCACAATATCAGACGATTCTCAGGATAACGCGGTACAATTGTACGCCACTGCAAATGACGACCTTGGCCTCCATGTGTACTTAGCTCTTGTATTCAAAGTGACAACGAGGCCGGTTagtgcagaggtccccaaccttttttgccccatggaccggtttcacgtcagacaatattttaagGGGCCGACCTTTTAGGCCGGATACAATATaagatatgacctgcatgaaaatgtggtattttcgaaacttAATAagcacgaatcatgacacaaggaACGTCCTCTCTGGCTGCAACATTTTCTGGTcactatggtaacgtttaaacgtgccttcaaaaaaGATACGGCGCAAataaaaaagtgcatgaaaaatacgaggGTCAGGGGGCGGTTGATGACAAAAAACGCTTGctcgtttttcaaagtaaagagAAGTTGCAATTTGGTATTCTAGCAAGAAAAAATAAGTTTATGCAgacaatttgtttttgtgagaCATATAAAATCATGTGGCAGGAACCGATCTGgcccgggccttgtgtttgacacttgTGAACTAGAAGAGCACGCAGTACCTTTCGGAGGAATACTAAATCAAGTTTACATTCCAATTCTGACACATGGGGGGCAGCCCATTATTGCACTCAACTCAGCAGGGGTCACTCGAGTTCTCTTGCACACCCGTTGATCTCTCATGGCACTTTGGTTGGGTACCACTGTGTTAGAATGACAACTTTTCAGTGACAATTTTGTATTAAAGCGTGCCGTGCCACCTTCACCTTTACCGGGCTCTTCTCAGCGATAGCATACTTCTGATATCTCCATGGCCAGCTCGAGAAGTTCTGCTGAGTCCTGGCAGGAGTTGCAGAAGTTCCAGTCCAGTCCCAGGTTGCAGGTCAGGCACTCCCATCCCTGATGGTCGCCCTCAATAGATTCGGTGACACGATTCACTGAAGGAAAGCAATGGCCGACAGCCCGGTCGAATGTGTCCACCAGCAGGTGCATAAACTCAGGGAAGCGACAATGCAGACAAGCCAGCAGAATTCCTGCACAGTCCTCTGGGGGCGGAAAAGAGACACCTCGGTTTTTGTTTCAATTGTGAACAGTTTTGATTGTCATGTCGGAAACATGTGCGCTACCGTCAGTGACAGGCTCTGGTGAATCATCAGAGGAAAACACACTactgctactgctgctgctgcttgtctTCAATCCCTCCGAGCATGCTTCCAAGATTCTGGGTCCATCCCACCCGATGTGCGTTTCCTGCCCTAAGCAGGTGAGGGGGCTCCCTACCGCACAAGAAGTATCCATGCGAGtcacaaacattttgttgagtgacataaaatgccatttttgtccTGATTATTTGCGTATTATGGTCAGTGTCTGTCCAAACTCTGAATTGttgtaaatgtaaatacagACAATGTGTTTCACTCCGTATATAATCTGAATTCTTAGATTCATTCAAGGTTCTGCAGTTAAACAAAGAATATATTCAGATATTGTAAACTGACCATCACACTCGGCATTGACTTTTCCCCCAAGCTCCATAAAATGCATCTCGGGAGCAAGTGAAGGAGACGTTGTCATCTTCTGTCGAGCAAAGAAAATTCTACTTGGCAGCAAATAGTGCCtttgggcttgtgtgtgtgtgtgtgtgtgtgtgtaaaccagtgtttttcaaaccctgtgccgcgAAATATTGTCAGCtgtgccgcgggaaaatatccaatttgtacgCCTGTGCGGTCTATCGCCCGGCAAAGTAATCGTGTAGTACTCTTCTataccgctagggagcagcaacagctagcctTGTGTTTAGACTGGAAGAaacaagcgaatttgtgacgcataaatgcaggacgacggtgaaacaataaaaatgaaagattataaactacttttctttgtctttattCGATTCGAATACAAGCTGTTATaacgtcattcttcaatgttaaaaaacggttatagtaacaatataacacgttaattgttaagataagccccccccccccccaaccacacacacacacactttttcagctagtggtgtgccgcgagattttttaaatgaaagaagtgtgccttggctcaaaaaagtttgaaaaacactggtgtAAACAATGACACtcatcaacagcaaattttcatCAAGATATGGCTGTATGTGTCCCTTAATGTAAATTTGACACATTAAAGCATGCACAATGCAAATTTTATCATGCCTTGCAATTCATACTGTAGCTATGacatttctgattttaaaaaaatccacctgttgctgaacccgTAATTCAGAAATCTTATTACACTACTatattacatattattattattattatggaaaAAAGTAGCTTCgcaatcagtgcaaaaaaataatctagaAAAGTTTCCAAACATGCATGTcaaattttttaaaagaatggTAAAAAATTGCTGAGCAGTATAGATATGATTTCAATTATGTCAAGAAGAAATTTCATGTACGATatctaattgaaaaaaaattacctgttTTGGCGGTAATTACTTCATCTGAGTGGGGATTAGGAGCTCTGTACGGTGAGCTCATGTATCCCATCTTGTTCCACTCCCACTCCTCCTCATCCATCCTTACTCGCCAATCAGGAGGCGCTTTTAGAAGCGTGTGCCATGACACACAGGAGACACGAACATGGTCACTTATAacacaaaagaagacaaaatgcTCCCAACTCACTTCAAGGCTCGTAATGGCTTCGTGAAATACACAGTAAACCAATATcgaaaataaagaaatggaTTTTAAATCCACACATTGTCTAGTACGGGTCAATGACGCCAGTCACTGTTGGAAAGTATTCAGGTACAGgttatttttcatgtacagCAGTGTATACGTGTTTCAGCTCATTTAACTtcaaaaggaataaaaataaaccaccCCCATCACCCACCAAAAAGAATTCCCTTTGGCTCTATTATAACTGTCACAGTATTGAATGACATCCACATTCAATACCCCCCTCCCCTACCCCGCGCTGTCCCTATGTTGTACATCAAATTTGATTTTAAGAACCCACAACCAATCACAGATTCAAGCACTCTGTAGCCTTGCTGACCTGTCACCTTGCGCTTCAGAAACTTTCCTGAAAcaatggcaagaaaaaaaaaaaaagaaatccatcaCTCATTTGCAAACAACTGGGCATAAGACTAGCAAACACAAGCAACACCCAAGGAACCTCAGGCAGCTGAGATGATTCAGATACGACACAGTATTAGCAACATTTCTGCCATGACATTTCATGTTATAGTTACAACTCAATTACGAATAAATCAAAGTAGCAGCTACTGCTAGCGTCGGTTTGAAATGCTAATGCTACTTCAGCGTTGCTCATGCTGCTATTATGATACAGCGGAATGTGTGCTGAGACTATAAATCATGACTACACACTTTTGTAATTGCATGCTATTATTAAAGGCCTGTTTGAGAATTCCACTTGTGcagtaaggggggggggcaaagtgagGCTGCATTCAAATCTTGCTAGCACTTGTAACACTGCAAACTCCCCTCATTGTCTACAAGGGCAGATTGGGAACCatctctctctcgcacacacacacacgcacgcacgcacgcacgcacacacgtacacacacacgcacgcacgcacgcgcgcacacgcacgcacgcacgcacgcacacacacacacacacacacacacacacacacacacacacacacacacacacacacacacacacacacacacacacacacacacacacacacacacacacacacacacacacacacacacacacacaccgaagaCTCAGCTTTGACAGTTATCATGATGAATTTATTCTTCATCGAGTTGGTCTACAGTTAAAGGTATATCTATAGAATCTACTCTGACATGCTCAACTTGAGAAAATTCAGCAATGTTTGTGGTGGGGGTGAAAAATACCAACACGTATAAAGACATTCTCTTTTTGAATCACCTGCTGATATCATTACATACAAATATATGCGATCACGGAGGCAGTGAACATATCAGGAATCATCTCTCTACAAATGCATATATAATATGACTACAATAAAAATCAACTCatgtttttgtggggttttttttctttctttcaattgTGAAGTGCTCCCTATCAGTGTTCCCTTTGCTTTGGCTTCTCCGCTCCTCATGCtcgtgttttaaaaaatatcaaccATGAAAAGACAGTTTCACGTGTGTGATCTCACTTGACTGTACAGAATTAAAAACGagattaaaataacaaaaaacaaaatactgataaataataaaaagaacgACAAGAATATGTTTGGTTATACAAATGAAGCAGTAGGCTTTTGAACTCTTTTGGAATATGCGCCCGGAGATCTTGGACCTCGTGGTCAGAGAGAAGGCACGCGGTCGAGACGAAGCCTCTCCGGGCTGCCGCTGTCGTTGTGGCGGTTCGTCTCCGGGCTGTGGCCGTGCTCATCTGCGCTCCCGGGAGATTCGTAAGGGTAATTTTCACCAATTTCTTCGTCCTCTTGCTCCTCTTTGATGCTGCTTAAACAAAAGCAGAAGGACACGGTGTGGGGTGTGAAAGGCGGTTCATCGTCTAGCATCTCATAATTCGCGTTGGTGCGTACAAAGCTTGCGGGGGCGATTGCGTTGCGCTGCTGTCGCTTTGGTAGCCGGACCCATTGGCAAGGGCGCCGTTCATCTGCTCCTGGAGGATGTGGGGCAGGGAATGCAATGGGATGCTGCCCATCGCACACGGGTTGTAGAAGGCGGTGCAGTCTAAACTTCCAATCTGCAAACGAAAACACTAAATGATGTCCCCGTGAGGATTGAAAGCATCGATTCTCCCAATTGCCGCGGAATCAAACGCGGGAAAAGCCGTTCAGACAACAGGAGCCTACCTGGGAAGCAGACCCAGCTAAGTTCTGCCGGTTTTTCAGGAGGGATCTGTAATTGCAaagagagatggagagagagagagagaaaaaaaaaacaaaaaatgagtcAGGGCTTGCAGGAAATGACTGGTGGCGTCTCAGACTCCAAAGCTCCCAAAAACATTGGGGTGGAACATCGGGTCTGAGATGATGTGGCGTCAACAAGGCATTAGCCAACTCACCCATTACCGGCTGCCTTCTGGGGCCTCCGTCTGTGGAACTCGATCTCGTCGACCGTCCACACGGCTCCCTTCACATTCTCCAGGCGTACAAAGCACTTATGGAGGCTCAGGTTGTGTCTGACAGCATTCTGGCCATTCCCAGAAAAGACGTTAGAAGATGCAGACGACGGGCACAAATTGACATCCGTACCTTCCATGTGGCCGCATTGCGTCGGAAATAGGCAAAGTTTCTTGTGAACCAGTTGTAgatttcattcaaagtcaattgATTGCGCGGTGACTCGTAGATTGCCTGATGGAGATGAAGAGAAAATTGCAAATTCTTGCAGACATCCACTTTTGCATTTCCATACAACGCCACCG
Protein-coding sequences here:
- the mdfic2 gene encoding myoD family inhibitor domain-containing protein 2; protein product: MTTSPSLAPEMHFMELGGKVNAECDGSPLTCLGQETHIGWDGPRILEACSEGLKTSSSSSSSSVFSSDDSPEPVTDEDCAGILLACLHCRFPEFMHLLVDTFDRAVGHCFPSVNRVTESIEGDHQGWECLTCNLGLDWNFCNSCQDSAELLELAMEISEVCYR